The Asticcacaulis sp. MM231 genomic interval ACTGCCCGGAACAGGCTGACAATGCCGCGGCTGACAATATAGGCCAGTGTGTTTGGCGTCAGGTTGCGGGCCCCGAAAATAGCCAGGGGTGCGCCCAGAATGACCGCGATCAAGGTGCCCCACAGGGCAATCTCCAGCGTCTCCACGAGCTTGAGGGCAACGCGCACGACATAACCATAAGGTTCAACCAGAAACTCCGTCCGTTCCACCGAGGCATCCATTTGGTAGGTGTCCGGATTGAGGGTCTCAACCTTGGTTTCTGTCGTTTCAATATGCGAGAAGGGCGGCAGGTGCGCACGATCGAAATGTTCGATCCGGCTGGTTTCTGTGCGCTCTTCGAGCACCAGGGGGAAGAGTTGTTTGACCAGTCCGCCGAGGCCTTGCGCCACCTGGCTATCGGCGCGCTGACCGGCGACGTAAGCGACCGCATCTGCCGTCATAGCGGCGGCGCGATCCATCTCAACACGTTTGCCGGTGTAGGCGATAACGAGGAAGGCGACGATAATGAGCGCGATCTTGCCCATCGAGTAAGGTTTGGGGAACTGCCAGTCTTTCGGCTGACGGGTCGTTTCGGATTGGATCATGGCAAGGTCTCGAAGGCGGGTTCGACCGGCTGCTGCCCGCCGTAGATGTCGGAAACTGTCGCTACGTCCAAGGCTGATGGCGGGCCGTCGAAGACGAGGCGGCCGGCTTTCAGCGCGACAATCCGATCGGCATAACGTTTGGCCAGTTCGACCTGGTGAAGGCTGCACAAAACGCTGGAACCGCGCACGCGGGCCTGCGAGACGATCAGGCGGACAATGTCGTCGCTGATCTTCGGGTCGAGACTGGCGACCGGTTCATCGGCCAGAATGACGGCTGGATCGAGCATAAAGGCGCGCGCGATGCCGACGCGTTGTTGCTGTCCGCCCGAGAGATCGCTCGCACGCCGGCGCAGGTGATCTTCCTCAAGCCCGACAGCGTTGACGAGTTCGCAGACCGTTGCGCGTTGCGCCGGCGTAAACAGGCCCAGCAGCGCGCACCAGGTCGGGACCACCGGTAGCGCGCCGGACATGACGTTATCCGCCACGCTCGCGCGGGCCGCGAGATTAAAGGCCTGGTGGATCATGCCGATCCCTGGTCGTAACTTTGTCAAGCTCTTCCGGGTCACCGTCTGGCCGTTGATGGAGATGCTGCCCGATGTGGGTTCGGTGAGACCATTGACCATGCGCAGGAGCGTCGACTTGCCGGCGCCCGAAGGGCCCAGGATCACGCACACCTGGCCTTCCGGGACGCTGAAGGAGACCCCGGACAAGGCGATAAGGCCGTCCTTGTAGCGCTTGGTGACATCCGTAAACTCAAGCATCAGCGCTGAGCTGCCTTCTTGAGGATTTCGCCCTTGAGCTGGTCATTGACCTTGGCCATCTTGGCGGCGGCGACGTTAAACTTGGCGGCGGGATAGGCGGTGTCGTAACGATCAATCTTGGCACCGCCGTAACCGCGGATCATATCCGGCGTCACACCAGGGGCGGTGTGAACGGTTGCAAAGGCCGCCTTCAGTTGCTTTTTGATCGCCGGTGGCAGTTTTTGGTTCATGACCAGAGGCGGGTAGGGGATAGGCATGCTCTTGGCGACGACCTGAATGGTTTTCGGATCAACGGCGCCCTGGCGCACGGCCTTGTCAAAGCTGTCGAACGACAAAGCGGCGACATCTACTTGTCCTTGTACGAGCGCGGCCAGGCTGTTGGCGTGGCTACCAGTCAGGCGAATGGCAGACAGATCGCGCACCGGGTCGAGGCCAGCTTCCAAAATCATTGCCATGGGAAAAACGAAGGAGGAGGTGGAGTTGATATCGCCAAATGCGACGCGCTTGCCTTTCAAGGCCTTGATCGATGTGATTGGCGTGCCGGCTTTTGCGAACAGGCCGGCGTAATAGGTCGATTGCCCCTTCTCGACGCCGACGGCAAGCAACTCGGCGCAGTGGCGTTCATTGGCCTGTATGTAGGTGACGGCACCGACGAAGGCGATATCAGCCGAGCCGTTGCACAGCGCCTGAACGACCGCTGAATAGGACTGGCCGACGCGAATTTCAAAATTGAGATTGGTGGTGCGGGTGACGGCGTTGAACAAAGGCTGATAGTCAGCGCGTGTGCCGTCTTCGGTGCCGCCATCGGCAGGAATGAGGATGACCCGTAGCGGATGTGTGCTTGTGCCCAGAGGCGCGATCGCGTGGGAAGGGCCGCTGATCGCAAAAAACAACCCGATCACGGCGAATATAAAGCGTATCATGAGAGCCTCCTGTTTTAGGGCTTATCACCCGAACTAGAGGAGGCTTACTGGGGGAAAGTGACAGTGGCGTGAATGCCGCTCATTATTTCTCAAAAGAAAAAGTGAACTTAACTCACAAAGAAAACAGCTTTGTGAATCTGGTGCGGGGCGTCCCCCTACGCATTAGGATGCGCCGAAAAGCCATGCGCTGAATGGCGCAGGTACAATCGTCGCTGTTGCCTACGATAACCTGCAAGTGGTGTTGCCCTTATCGCGCCACGGCATGTCCGTGCGGTGGAAACCATCCAATGGCGGTTCAGAAAAGGTTGGCTGTCGGTAATCCGAAATTAACCTGGCGCACCTGACTAGGCAACCAAACTGACTGCGTGCTGAAAATTTATACCGTAATTTCAATAATATACTGCTTCGAAGTTCTATTCGGAATGGTGCGCCACTCCTGTCCATGTCACTTAAGGCACGACACTTTGAGCGCTAAGATGCGCCACAATAACAACCCCATCTTGTAAAGATGGGCAAGCCGTTCAAGGTTGTCCTTCAATTTTTCGATCATAGCTGCAACTTCAGGATGTATTGCGCCGGAATAGTGATCGGGGTTCAGTTACCGAAATATTCAAGACGTGCGGGTGAAGACTTTTTCAACGATACCGGCCTAAAGCGGTCCTTTGTGCAGCCTGGAGCTGTTAGCAGCTTGCCGATATTGAAAGCGGCTAGCGCAAGGTAAAAAATTCTTGATGGAAGTTCTGGCCTGTCGGAAAGCCATGCGCGGTAAGGTCCGCTGTCAGGTCCGCAGCAAAACCCTCAGGACCGCAAAACCACAGGCTGGACGTACGCCAGTCCGGTATGGCCGCCCGGAGCCGTTCACCGGTGAGGCGGCCGTCGCGCAGGTCAATCATCAGGTGGAGGCGTATATTGGCGATCTTCGCATCGGCGGCCAGTTTGAGGAAAGCCTGTTCGTCCACGTCAGACGTCGTGTGAAAAAGATCAATGATCTGTCCCTTGGGCCAGTCAGGTTTGTCAATATTCAGAGCCATATGCTTCATCCGGGCCAGGAAGGGCGTAATGCCGATGCCGCCGGCGACCCAGATCTGGTGTTTGTAGCCGTCATCAAAGGTGAAGCCCCCATAGGGGCCCTCGACCCTCACCTCCTGACCCGGCTTGAGTTTGGATTTCAAGAGACGTGTGTGGTCACCCAATTCTTTGACGAGGAAGCAGATCTGGCCGTCATCGACATTCCAATCGGAAGCAATCGTATAGGGATGAGGGCCCTCTGAAGGGTCGGACATGGCGAAGGCGAACTGCCCTGCCTTGTGGCCTGGCCATTCCCGCGACATGTCGAGCACAATTTCCAGGGTGCGAACGCCTGGGTAGGCTTGGAGCGACGATATGCGCCCCCAGACCTGCCGCGCCTTTCCGTGCAGCCCCAG includes:
- a CDS encoding phosphonate ABC transporter ATP-binding protein codes for the protein MLEFTDVTKRYKDGLIALSGVSFSVPEGQVCVILGPSGAGKSTLLRMVNGLTEPTSGSISINGQTVTRKSLTKLRPGIGMIHQAFNLAARASVADNVMSGALPVVPTWCALLGLFTPAQRATVCELVNAVGLEEDHLRRRASDLSGGQQQRVGIARAFMLDPAVILADEPVASLDPKISDDIVRLIVSQARVRGSSVLCSLHQVELAKRYADRIVALKAGRLVFDGPPSALDVATVSDIYGGQQPVEPAFETLP
- a CDS encoding phosphate/phosphite/phosphonate ABC transporter substrate-binding protein, with amino-acid sequence MIRFIFAVIGLFFAISGPSHAIAPLGTSTHPLRVILIPADGGTEDGTRADYQPLFNAVTRTTNLNFEIRVGQSYSAVVQALCNGSADIAFVGAVTYIQANERHCAELLAVGVEKGQSTYYAGLFAKAGTPITSIKALKGKRVAFGDINSTSSFVFPMAMILEAGLDPVRDLSAIRLTGSHANSLAALVQGQVDVAALSFDSFDKAVRQGAVDPKTIQVVAKSMPIPYPPLVMNQKLPPAIKKQLKAAFATVHTAPGVTPDMIRGYGGAKIDRYDTAYPAAKFNVAAAKMAKVNDQLKGEILKKAAQR
- a CDS encoding ferric reductase-like transmembrane domain-containing protein, which gives rise to MRHIQTLFLALIILLGGFWALAETWSFPITNVFELRGIAIQFSGVVAIGFMSITMMLTLRLPWLERWMSGLDKMYRLHKWLGISILVVAICHWLWAVAPKWASGLGWTVRSVRPPRVPITDPLQAFLVSLRHPAESIGEWAFYAAALLIVLALVRYFPYRLFYKTHRLLAVVYLAVAFHAVVLIKFSYWTSPLGLLMAILLTAGILSAVIVLLGLHGKARQVWGRISSLQAYPGVRTLEIVLDMSREWPGHKAGQFAFAMSDPSEGPHPYTIASDWNVDDGQICFLVKELGDHTRLLKSKLKPGQEVRVEGPYGGFTFDDGYKHQIWVAGGIGITPFLARMKHMALNIDKPDWPKGQIIDLFHTTSDVDEQAFLKLAADAKIANIRLHLMIDLRDGRLTGERLRAAIPDWRTSSLWFCGPEGFAADLTADLTAHGFPTGQNFHQEFFTLR
- the phnE gene encoding phosphonate ABC transporter, permease protein PhnE, which codes for MIQSETTRQPKDWQFPKPYSMGKIALIIVAFLVIAYTGKRVEMDRAAAMTADAVAYVAGQRADSQVAQGLGGLVKQLFPLVLEERTETSRIEHFDRAHLPPFSHIETTETKVETLNPDTYQMDASVERTEFLVEPYGYVVRVALKLVETLEIALWGTLIAVILGAPLAIFGARNLTPNTLAYIVSRGIVSLFRAVPELISALFLVLAYGFGPIAGVLALAFYGAGFLGKFYADDMENADIKPQEALRAIGANRLKILGFAILPQVMPQYIAYTLYVLDRNMRMAMVIGLVGAGGIGQELKGRYDMYNYGHVGTILVGIFLLVLILEQVSNRLRRIYL